Proteins encoded in a region of the Saccharothrix ecbatanensis genome:
- the qhpG gene encoding flavin-dependent monooxygenase QhpG, whose amino-acid sequence MTAWDVCVIGGGPAGSVCALRLARLGHRVVLVERRVFPRPHVGEALSPGVPPLLDFLGVREALDGSVPSPGALVRWEDAHIRMVEPDPRAVTVDRGRFDQALLAAARAAGVSVFQPVRAGRPRRGPAGWEIPVGHDVLRARFLVDASGRRRASGGTTTATGLRTLTLHATWRGDGPTRLGTGPRGWCWGTPLPGGAFRAMAFVDAELLHPCSTDLKRLYHELLDSTGLFPDRPSARVVAVCDATGYRDDSPVTDDSVKVGEASFTLDPLTSSGVDSALQSAMAAAVTAHTLLSDGDRAAALEFYRDSRDRAVARHTAWTGAHYHRCEPHRDHPFWRRRATPPPPTAVTLPLTPDHLRRPVRLSAEAAVVPTPCPVGDLVTMRRALTHPALPTPIAHVGDAELAPLLDCVQHSASLADLLRTWSARLPAGRAEATAEWLYGKGLLVTD is encoded by the coding sequence ATGACGGCCTGGGACGTCTGCGTGATCGGCGGCGGGCCGGCCGGGTCGGTGTGCGCGCTTCGGCTGGCCCGGCTCGGTCACCGCGTCGTGCTGGTGGAACGGCGGGTGTTCCCGCGTCCGCACGTGGGCGAGGCGCTGTCCCCGGGGGTGCCTCCGCTGCTGGACTTCTTGGGCGTGCGAGAGGCGCTGGACGGCAGCGTGCCGTCGCCGGGTGCCCTGGTGCGCTGGGAGGACGCCCACATCCGGATGGTCGAGCCCGATCCACGCGCGGTGACGGTCGACCGGGGGCGTTTCGACCAGGCGTTGCTGGCCGCCGCACGTGCCGCCGGGGTGTCGGTGTTCCAGCCGGTGCGCGCCGGACGTCCCCGCCGTGGTCCGGCCGGCTGGGAGATCCCGGTGGGGCACGACGTGCTGCGGGCGCGGTTCCTGGTCGACGCCAGCGGGCGGCGGCGCGCTTCAGGCGGCACGACCACCGCCACCGGGCTCCGGACGCTGACCCTGCACGCCACTTGGCGCGGTGACGGTCCGACCCGGCTCGGCACCGGACCACGCGGCTGGTGCTGGGGCACGCCGTTACCCGGTGGCGCGTTCCGTGCCATGGCGTTCGTGGACGCCGAACTCCTGCATCCTTGCTCCACCGACCTGAAACGGCTCTACCACGAGCTGCTCGATTCGACCGGGCTGTTCCCGGACCGCCCGTCGGCGCGCGTCGTCGCGGTGTGCGACGCCACCGGGTACCGGGACGACTCCCCCGTCACCGACGACTCGGTCAAGGTCGGCGAAGCGTCGTTCACGCTGGACCCGCTGACGTCGTCCGGTGTGGACAGCGCGTTGCAGAGCGCCATGGCCGCCGCTGTCACCGCGCACACGCTGCTCTCGGACGGCGACCGTGCCGCCGCGCTCGAGTTCTACCGGGACAGCCGGGACCGTGCCGTGGCCCGCCACACGGCCTGGACCGGCGCCCACTACCACCGGTGCGAACCCCACCGCGACCACCCGTTCTGGCGTCGCCGCGCCACACCTCCCCCGCCGACCGCCGTGACGCTTCCCCTGACACCCGACCACCTGCGCCGACCCGTTCGCCTGTCCGCCGAGGCCGCCGTGGTGCCCACTCCGTGCCCGGTCGGGGACCTGGTCACGATGCGCCGTGCGCTCACCCATCCAGCCCTGCCCACGCCGATCGCCCACGTGGGTGACGCGGAACTCGCTCCGCTGCTGGACTGCGTGCAGCACTCCGCGTCCCTCGCCGATCTCCTCCGCACGTGGTCGGCCCGTCTTCCCGCCGGGCGTGCCGAGGCGACGGCGGAATGGCTGTACGGCAAGGGATTGCTCGTCACCGACTGA
- a CDS encoding GyrI-like domain-containing protein, whose protein sequence is MTPYDVKRELKELYAPKNRDWALIDVPPQQFIACDGKGDPNTAPEYARAVEALYSVAYTLKFGSKRAGRDFVVGPLEGLWWSDDPTVFTAREKDSWQWRMLISQPDWITAEDIKEATEAALAKKKLPTIAEVRHERLDEGTCAQVLHIGSYDDETPILATLHNDYLAANDLVMTGLHHEIYIGDPRRVEPAKLKTILRQPVRPKP, encoded by the coding sequence ATGACCCCGTACGACGTGAAACGCGAGCTGAAGGAGCTGTACGCGCCGAAGAACCGGGACTGGGCGCTGATCGACGTGCCGCCGCAGCAGTTCATCGCGTGCGACGGCAAGGGCGACCCGAACACCGCGCCCGAGTACGCGCGAGCGGTCGAGGCGCTGTACTCGGTGGCGTACACCCTGAAGTTCGGGAGCAAGCGCGCCGGCAGGGACTTCGTGGTCGGCCCGCTCGAAGGCCTGTGGTGGTCGGACGACCCGACCGTGTTCACCGCCAGGGAGAAGGACTCGTGGCAGTGGCGAATGTTGATCAGCCAGCCCGACTGGATCACCGCGGAGGACATCAAGGAGGCCACGGAGGCGGCGTTGGCGAAGAAGAAACTCCCGACCATCGCCGAGGTCCGCCACGAGAGGCTGGACGAGGGCACGTGCGCCCAGGTGCTGCACATCGGCTCGTACGACGACGAAACACCCATCCTGGCGACCCTCCACAATGACTACTTGGCGGCCAACGACCTGGTGATGACCGGCCTGCACCACGAGATCTACATCGGCGACCCCCGCCGCGTCGAACCCGCGAAGCTGAAGACCATTCTGCGCCAACCGGTCCGCCCCAAGCCGTAA
- a CDS encoding radical SAM/SPASM domain-containing protein, producing the protein MTARELFAASTPVHPDVHLLRTEDGPRALLANGSRLFGVGQALYDRLDAARRDPDPRALDVVLADLGIDAPRQIDDTAPDPPPVRALSLAVAQKCNLGCTYCYAQQGDFGGPAKNMPVTTAFAAVDTLFREAAPGERVNLAFLGGEPMMNRPVVRAATEYAEAVSERTGVPVTFSITTNGTLLTPEDGEFFEDHAFAVTISLDGVGARHDLLRPHRDGRGSYERIMDRVAPLLVAQRRMQVSARVTVTPLNLDLPRTLDEFTAAGFHGVGFSPMLSSPNGRGEMALPDLEVMLEQMTACGDEFVRRVLAGRRYPFTNLATALREIHRGTHRPYPCGAGAGYLGVSADGDLAACHRFVGDEDGAMGDLAGGVDDVKRARWLTDRHVHRQEPCKGCWARYLCGGGCHHEVIRRGRPACEYIRGWLHHCLTVYSRVLAARPDYFSI; encoded by the coding sequence GTGACGGCTCGTGAGCTGTTCGCCGCGTCCACCCCGGTCCACCCCGACGTCCACCTGCTGCGCACCGAGGACGGGCCGCGCGCGCTGCTCGCCAACGGCAGCCGCCTGTTCGGCGTCGGTCAGGCCCTCTACGACCGCCTCGACGCCGCCCGCCGTGATCCGGACCCACGGGCGCTGGACGTGGTGCTCGCCGACCTGGGCATCGACGCGCCCCGGCAGATCGACGACACCGCGCCCGATCCCCCGCCGGTGCGGGCGCTGTCGCTGGCCGTCGCCCAGAAGTGCAACCTCGGCTGCACCTACTGCTACGCGCAGCAGGGCGACTTCGGCGGTCCGGCCAAGAACATGCCCGTGACGACCGCGTTCGCCGCCGTGGACACGCTGTTCCGCGAGGCCGCCCCGGGCGAACGGGTCAACCTCGCGTTCCTGGGTGGCGAGCCGATGATGAACCGGCCCGTGGTCCGCGCCGCCACCGAGTACGCGGAGGCGGTGTCGGAACGGACGGGTGTGCCGGTCACGTTCTCCATCACCACCAACGGCACCCTGCTCACGCCCGAGGACGGCGAGTTCTTCGAGGACCACGCGTTCGCCGTGACGATCAGCCTGGACGGCGTTGGCGCGCGGCACGACCTGCTGCGGCCCCACCGTGACGGGCGCGGCAGCTACGAGCGGATCATGGACCGGGTGGCGCCCCTGCTCGTGGCCCAGCGGCGGATGCAGGTGTCGGCCCGCGTCACGGTCACACCGCTCAACCTGGACCTGCCGCGGACCCTGGACGAGTTCACCGCCGCCGGGTTCCACGGTGTCGGGTTCTCCCCCATGCTCAGCTCGCCCAACGGTCGCGGCGAGATGGCGCTGCCGGACCTGGAGGTGATGCTGGAGCAGATGACCGCGTGCGGTGACGAGTTCGTCCGGCGGGTGCTGGCCGGGCGGCGCTACCCGTTCACCAACCTGGCCACGGCGTTGCGCGAGATCCACCGCGGCACGCACCGGCCGTACCCGTGCGGGGCGGGCGCGGGCTACCTGGGTGTGTCGGCCGACGGCGACCTGGCGGCGTGCCACCGGTTCGTGGGTGACGAGGACGGCGCGATGGGCGACCTGGCCGGCGGGGTGGACGACGTCAAGCGCGCCCGGTGGCTGACCGACCGGCACGTGCACCGCCAGGAGCCGTGCAAGGGCTGCTGGGCCCGGTACCTGTGCGGCGGCGGGTGCCACCACGAGGTGATCCGCCGCGGCCGGCCCGCGTGCGAGTACATCCGCGGCTGGCTGCACCACTGCCTCACCGTCTACAGCCGCGTGCTCGCGGCACGGCCCGACTACTTCAGCATATGA
- a CDS encoding PadR family transcriptional regulator has protein sequence MSERLTPAELTLLGLLVEKPRHGYELEEVITARGMREWTEIGFSSIYYLLTKLRDRGLVAERGDEPGRGKTRKVFEPTERGREACAAGAEEAIATLRPVFPPVLVGLANQPVIPPERLRAALARRAEALAERIAAVRAAAPPDAPDFVRAIFDYSLHQLEAEKTWLATYRGEQR, from the coding sequence GTGTCCGAACGCCTCACCCCCGCCGAACTGACCCTGCTCGGCCTGCTCGTGGAGAAGCCCCGCCACGGCTATGAGCTGGAGGAGGTCATCACGGCCCGCGGCATGCGGGAGTGGACCGAGATCGGGTTCAGCTCCATCTACTACCTGCTCACCAAGCTCCGTGACCGCGGCCTGGTCGCCGAGAGGGGCGACGAGCCGGGGCGCGGCAAGACCCGCAAGGTGTTCGAGCCGACCGAACGCGGACGTGAGGCGTGCGCGGCCGGCGCCGAGGAGGCCATCGCCACCCTGCGGCCGGTGTTCCCGCCGGTCCTCGTCGGCCTGGCCAACCAGCCGGTCATCCCGCCCGAACGGCTGCGTGCCGCACTGGCCCGACGGGCGGAGGCGCTGGCCGAGCGGATCGCCGCGGTCCGGGCCGCCGCGCCGCCCGACGCCCCCGATTTCGTCCGCGCGATCTTCGACTACTCGCTCCACCAACTCGAAGCCGAAAAGACGTGGCTGGCCACCTACCGAGGAGAACAGCGATGA